The Tubulanus polymorphus chromosome 6, tnTubPoly1.2, whole genome shotgun sequence genome includes a region encoding these proteins:
- the LOC141906820 gene encoding activin receptor type-2B-like produces the protein MMTRCTHFRMIATLTVLAIMTCSEMFVVGVSGIDCITYSQDLCQKQGNCTPTRERCTEGEDACFSSWTFENTNNSNNTRGELVMKLQGCWLWTEACDPHGKCINQPANSHTLLYLCCCKADVCNRRENITFIEYPKPNTTTGYEGPMIYHYTQQNLQPVIYIFIGLVAVCIFVTVGYWMYRKSRDSYLQAIPISDPTPLAPSTPLLGLRPIQLIEVKARGRFGAVWKAQCAGDVVAVKIFPLSDKQSWMNERDIFNLPGMKHDNLLRFIASERRGENLNTDFWLISEFHDNGSLYDYLKGNLLSWCELLRLAESMARGLSYLHEDIPASRISEHKPAIAHRDFKSKNVLIKSDLTACLADFGLAMPFDPCKNPGDAHGQVGTRRYMAPEVLEGAISFNRDAFLRIDMYACGLVLWEMVNRCKAVDGPVPDYVQPFEEDVGLHPTLEDMQDHVVTKKGRPVIKETWIKHEGLKLICDTMEECWDHDSEARLSAGCVEERISQLSKTTTNTSNNSPISAATVLLEPDKHLSNIDTNV, from the exons ATGATGACTCGATGTACACATTTCAGAATGATTGCGACACTGACAGTGTTAGCAATAATGACATGTTCAG AAATGTTTGTGGTCGGTGTATCCGGTATTGATTGTATTACATACAGTCAGGACTTGTGTCAGAAACAGGGTAATTGTACGCCGACTCGTGAGAGGTGCACCGAGGGCGAGGACGCGTGCTTCTCGTCTTGGACATTCGAAAACACTAATAACTCTAACAATACTCGCGGTGAACTCGTAATGAAACTACAAGGATGTTGGTTGTGGACCGAGGCGTGCGATCCACACGGGAAGTGTATTAATCAACCGGCTAATAGTCATACCCTGTTATATCTGTGTTGTTGTAAAGCTGACGTTTGTAATAGACGCGAGAATATCACATTTATAGAATATCCGAAACCTAATACAACTACCG GTTACGAAGGTCCTATGATCTATCACTACACGCAGCAGAATCTACAGccggttatatatatatttattggaCTGGTTGCCGTGTGTATCTTCGTAACCGTCGGATACTGGATGTATCGTAAATCACGCGATAGTTACCTTCAAGCGATACCGATCAGCGATCCGACTCCGCTAGCGCCATCTACGCCGTTATTAGGACTACGCCCGATACAGCTGATCGAAGTGAAAGCCCGCGGGCGTTTCGGGGCCGTATGGAAGGCTCAGTGCGCGGGCGACGTCGTTGCCGTGAAGATATTCCCGTTATCCGATAAACAATCATGGATGAACGAACGAGATATCTTCAACTTACCGGGAATGAAACACGATAACCTACTGAGATTCATCGCGTCTGAACGGCGCGGAGAGAATCTTAACACTGATTTCTGGTTGATATCCGAGTTCCACGACAACGGGTCGCTATACGACTATCTGAAGGGTAATCTGTTGTCGTGGTgtgaattgttgcgtttagCCGAATCGATGGCTCGCGGATTGTCGTATTTACACGAGGATATACCGGCGTCGAGAATCAGCGAACACAAACCCGCTATCGCTCATCGCGATTTTAAAAGTAAAAACGTATTGATAAAAAGTGATTTAACGGCCTGCCTGGCGGACTTTGGACTGGCGATGCCGTTTGATCCGTGCAAGAATCCGGGCGACGCCCACGGGCAG GTCGGTACGAGGAGATACATGGCTCCTGAAGTTTTAGAAGGAGCGATCAGTTTTAATCGAGATGCATTTTTACGTATCGATATGTACGCGTGTGGTTTAGTTTTATGGGAAATGGTCAACAGATGTAAAGCAGTCGACG GTCCGGTACCGGATTACGTGCAGCCGTTTGAAGAGGATGTCGGTTTACACCCAACTCTCGAGGATATGCAGGATCACGTCGTTACGAAGAAAGGTCGACCCGTTATTAAAGAGACGTGGATAAAACATGAG GGTTTAAAGTTGATATGTGATACGATGGAGGAATGCTGGGATCACGACTCTGAGGCGAGATTATCGGCAGGATGCGTCGAAGAGAGAATATCGCAACTAtctaaaacaacaacaaacacCTCAAACAACTCTCCGATATCAGCGGCGACGGTTCTATTAGAACCCGATAAACATCTATCAAACATAGATACTAACGTATAA
- the LOC141907449 gene encoding protein Flattop-like yields MALHFSANQYDKQFQAKRLQNWEVPKSYRERPRPLDGFTQIISNNRGHLLPGVQRSYESPWGQFVGTWEMPRKIPGNNISNPTARSSYAIEELAKLKIEGDERLKGKPMIIRSAPASRQSMTEQLDFDKSTQTADDKGIQVNLCSSRSGAKGVTPRKGSAAGSDRAGTAPGSARSSKHQSPVPQTMSPVSQANAPIASPQCD; encoded by the exons ATGGCGTTACATTTCAGCGCAAACCAG tATGACAAACAATTTCAAGCGAAACGACTTCAGAATTGGGAAGTTCCCAAATCATATAGAGAG CGACCTCGACCTCTCGATGGGTTCACGCAAATAATCTCCAACAATCGCGGACACCTGTTACCGGGCGTTCAGAGATCGTACGAAAGCCCGTGGGGTCAATTCGTGGGCACTTGGGAGATGCCCCGAAAAATACCAG GCAACAATATATCGAACCCGACGGCCCGGTCGTCGTACGCGATCGAGGAACTCGCTAAACTGAAAATAGAGGGCGACGAACGATTGAAGGGGAAACCAATGATCATTCGCTCGGCACCGGCG aGTCGTCAATCAATGACGGAACAACTTGATTTCGATAAATCGACACAAACTGCAGACGATAAAGGAATTCAAGTGAATCTGTGCAGTTCTCGGTCTGGGGCTAAAGGGGTGACCCCGCGTAAAGGTAGCGCTGCGGGCAGTGATCGCGCCGGGACAGCCCCGGGGTCGGCGCGCTCGTCTAAACATCAGAGTCCCGTCCCGCAAACAATGTCTCCAGTGTCTCAAGCGAACGCTCCAATCGCTTCTCCTCAATGTgattaa
- the LOC141906891 gene encoding GDP-fucose protein O-fucosyltransferase 2-like: protein MNECRAVFGGYERVVTTVMEGDVAFFRFFLLKILLFCTICLSCQIVYSEDGSESLIFESENQQTVNSDEQKPMRYLLYEVNPGEGFNLRRDVYMRIANLAKALNAIEPWTLVLPPWGRIYHWKSPSQQTKLRWSQFFDVESLNRHTPVIEFEDFKTLNGPEIDELYYLQNYKEGWGPDGWKEKMDFRECNQQSRYRQDSKGTTSSSGAGVWRGWFWGFDDVVSKKFNCISIQAHAKYLIPFLTKKTQARSVMIDRAETLIHDVYGETDYWQARRSMVFARPLTDVADQFRAKYLNSFDETDKTIFEDDWRTMQRRNRDAIGGPYLAVHLRRLDFLYSHKKSVPSLEGAANRIQQLLKDLKLQTVFVATDAPDDEYGELKWFLKDYKVERFRPSSEELNQFQDGGIAIIDQWICAHARYFIGSSQSTFSFRIHEEREILGFKPKTTFNSFCGDEQSEKQCEQPSEWKIVY from the exons ATGAACGAGTGTAGAGCAGTGTTTGGCGGCTATGAACGAGTCGTGACTACAGTAATGGAGGGCGACGTGGcgtttttcagatttttcctACTGAAAATTCTCCTATTCTGCACAATTTGTTTGAGTTGTCAGATTGTTTATAGCGAAGATGGCTCCGAGTCGCTGATATTTGAATCTGAGAATCAACAAACCGTTAATTCTGATGAACAGAAACCAATGAG ATATTTATTATATGAAGTGAACCCTGGCGAGGGGTTCAATCTACGCCGTGACGTCTATATGAGAATCGCTAATCTAGCTAAAGCATTAAACGCCATCGAGCCGTGGACGCTAGTGCTGCCACCTTGGGGTAGAATTTATCACTGGAAATCTCCATCGCAGCAAACGAAATTACGTTGGTCTCAATTCTTTGATGTAGAGAGTTTGAATAGACACACGCCTGTGATTGAATTCGAAGATTTTAAAACTt TAAACGGTCctgaaattgatgaattgtattatttacaaaattataaaGAAGGCTGGGGTCCGGACGGTTGGAAGGAGAAAATGGATTTCAGAGAATGTAATCAACAATCTCGATACAGACAG GACTCTAAGGGTACCACCAGCAGCAGTGGCGCGGGTGTATGGCGCGGTTGGTTTTGGGGATTTGATGACGTCGTTTCTAAGAAGTTTAATTGTATTTCTATTCAAGCTCACGCCAAATATCTAATACCATTTCTTACTAAAAAGACACAGGCGAG GTCAGTTATGATCGATAGAGCTGAGACTTTAATACACGATGTTTACGGTGAAACCGACTACTGGCAA GCTCGCCGATCGATGGTATTCGCTCGTCCGCTCACAGATGTTGCCGATCAATTCAGAGctaaatatctaaattcatttgatgaaaCGGATAAAACTATATTTGAAGATGATTGGAGAACGATGCAG CGACGAAACCGCGATGCTATCGGAGGTCCATATTTAGCCGTTCATTTACGTAGATTAGATTTTCTATACAGTCACAAGAAGAGCGTACCGAGTCTAGAGGGCGCTGCTAATCGAATACAACAACTGCTGAAAGATCTGAAATTACAAACAGTATTTGTAGCTACAGACGCACCTGATGATG AATACGGAGAATTGAAATGGTTTTTGAAAGATTATAAAGTTGAAAGATTTCGACCGAGTTCGGAAGAATTAAATCAGTTTCAAGATGGAGGAATTGCAATTATAGATCAATGGATCTGTGCACATGCCAG GTATTTCATCGGTTCATCGCAgtcaacattttcatttcgaatTCACGAAGAACGAGAAATTCTCGGTTTTAAACCGAAAACAACTTTTAATTCATTCTGCGGAGATGAACAGAGTGAGAAACAATGTGAACAACCGTCGGAGTGGAAAATAGTTTATTAA
- the LOC141906926 gene encoding uncharacterized protein LOC141906926 isoform X2, which translates to MGAVLSICHQLTVMIPINPHGSGNWFWYNPCTAFTNKTCANVAVCQSLNRDYMIGVGNPPPSWTYDSSINRVIATYVGTGNTEVTLICTDSQSVQLKVTSAGVPVKLELSGSRVCAGSGSSDSLTVGSILCITFFVLVCVYLVAGVLFMHFVKRAEGTEKIPNKSMWGELTRLIYEGNIFVFGRFFKRGQYSQK; encoded by the exons ATGGGTCTGGCAACTGGTTTTGGTACAACCCTTGTACCGCTTTTACAAACAAAACTTGTGCAAATGTGGCG GTTTGTCAAAGTCTGAACAGAGATTATATGATTGGCGTGGGGAATCCTCCACCCAGTTGGACTTATGATTCTTCAATTAACAGAGTTATCGCTACGTATGTTGGCACCGG TAATACTGAAGTAACACTAATTTGTACAGATAGCCAATCAGTACAACTGAAAGTAACAAGTGCCGGTGTCCCTGTC AAATTAGAATTATCGGGAAGTCGAGTGTGTGCCGGATCTGGCAGCTCGGACAGCCTCACTGTCGGTTCGATACTCTGTATCAC atttttcgtGCTAGTTTGTGTGTATTTAGTGGCTGGAgttttatttatgcatttcgTGAAGAGAGCGGAAGGAACGGAAAAAATACCTAATAAATCTATGTGGGGGGAATTAACACGGCTTATATAT GAAGggaatatatttgtattcgGGAGATTTTTCAAGCGAGGTCAATATTCACAGAAATAA